A region of the Chryseobacterium cucumeris genome:
GCTCCAATCCAGAGACAGCCTTTTTAAGTTTAATAAACTCTTTTTCTCTCCGCTTTTAGATCCGGGTGCGGAGGTTCATATGTGTTATTTCTTGATCAATTTGGTATTATAAGTATTTTTATCTTCTTTTATTGTAATCACATACATTCCTTTGACCAGAGAAGCTACATTGATTTTTCCATCAATCTTACCTTCCTGAACCAGTCTTCCATCTGCACTGTAGATTTTATAGTCACCTTTACCTTTAAGGTTTTTCACTTCTACAAATGTATCTGCAGGATTAGGATAAACAGAAACCTCTGATGATTTTGTATCTACCGTTTCTCTCACAGCAAGTGTACTCGCAGTAATTTTCACAGGAAGATCCATAATACCTCCAGCCTGGCTTGCCAACTCACCACATACGCTATTCAAGGCACTCGTTGCGAATTTACCAACGACTCTCATTCTTAATGTCTTATCTCCGGAGTAAGTGGTAGCAGGAACGGTGAAGTTAAAACCTGATAATCCTATATTACCTGCATTTGCTGTCGCTGAAGTCTGTCCTACCCTTTCTGTAGATTCAAATACTCCGTTTCTATTGTAATCAATCCAGGCAGATACATTTACCGGAAGTCCGTTTTGCAACAAATTCCCTATTCTAGGTGTAAGCGTATAGCTACTGCCTTGTGTCAAGTTAACAATTTTAGTAAGATCTTCGCTTAAATCTTTATAGGATTTTGCTGTAAGATCACTATAATCAAGATTCGCAACGGTAACTTTTAAGATGGCTCCTACATAAGGTGAACCTGAATTTAAAAGGCAGTAATCAGCTCCTGTCTTTAATCCTTTTGTTTTAAATGTATAATTATTAGAGAAAGTTCCGGGAACTGAATTTACCACAGCTGCTACCTGAACTTCGTAATTGGTTTCATCTTCTAAATTATTCAGAACTACAGAATTTGCCTGGCTAGCAACATTAGACCAGCTGGCCGTTCCTGCTTTTCTGTAATTAACAGAGTAAGCAGCTCCGGGAACACTATTCCAGGATACCCTTGCTGTTGTTTTGAAAACCTCAGTATCTATCGTGGAAACTCCTGTAGGCGCTGATGCAGTCGAAGTAGGTGCACTTCCCACAGTAACAGCAGGAGACACTGCATAAAAGATATTCCCTATAGCTGACACTCTTAATTTTACTGCTCCGCTTATATTACCCGGCATTTGTACACTATAGCTTCCGATGTTTGGAGTTGAAGCTACAAGATTTGTCCAGGTTGCACCGTTATTTGTAGTATAATCTATTTTCACGCTCGCTGTATTATAAGGGGCTGCATTTGTATTGGCAACCTCCCAATAGATAGTGTTTAGTGCATCATTATACAATACTGAAGATGTGGTCAGTCCGTTGAATTTGAATGGCCCGTCATTCCCTACAGTCACTGTGGTTGTTGAGCTTGAAACCATAGGACGCTGAGCGTTCAGATCCCGTACCGTTACCGCATAGTTCAATGTGCGCGGGATATATGATACTGTTTCCCATCTCTGTTTGTCTGTCAGGATTCCATTCATCACACTTGCAAAGTTGGGAAAATACCTTCTTCCGTTTGCTGTTCCGGGAACTGATCTTGCCAAAGCTCCTTTTGGATTGTATCCCCATCCGCTGTCGCCGGAAATGGTAGAAAATTCATCTGTACTGTCATTCTGTTCCCAGGAATAGTTCACAGAATCATTTTCAGCATCTGTAGCTGAAGCTTCAAGATAATAAGCAGTTCCTTTAGGAATACTATAAGCAGCTAAAGGATTAATGGCTGGAGCAGTATTGTTGATAATATTTTGAGAGGCTCCGCAATTAACTTTACTTTCTAAATTAGTTAATACCTGATCAATGGATTTATAATGGAAGTATCCATCAGCGTTAGCCTGCACATTATCATAGGTAATTCCGGCATAGCCCATAATAGTAGTACCTCCTCCAGGCTCTACATTGGCTCCCTGATTGGCATCTGTGACAGAAGTATTTGAAAATGTGTGATTAGCTCCCAATTGATGTCCCATTTCATGAGCTGCAGTAAAGTCAAAAACTTCACCTACAGGAACAGGTCCCTGGGTATAAGCTGAACCTTTTTTTATTTCAGTATTAGTGGCCGGATCTACACAGACAATTCCGATTCCCCCTGCATTTCCGCTTCTTTCTGCATTTTGATTAAGAACATGCCCGATATCATAATTGGCATTTCCTACTACAGAAGTAAGGGTCTGTTGCAACTGTAAATTTAAATTATTAGAATAAGGATCTGTAGCCGGATCAAGATAGATGATATCCGGAAGATTCTGAACGGTCAGATGAGCTCCGAAATCACGTTCAAAAACTCCGTTTATGCGGGTCATCGTATTATTCATGGCGGCCAGTACAACACCTTTTTTTACGTCGTCGGTCGCATTGGCCGGAGTTCCTGCCGCTGTTAACTGATATTGGCTGTATTCTCCTGTAACGGACAATCCCATTCTAAAATCTCTGTATTTTGTATTGGTAGGTCTGCTGGCAATCCCCACTCCGGAAAGCATTTTTTTACCATTCTCTACCAATTTATTAATACTCTTAAAATCATGTTCTCCTGTATCACATTTAAAGCCGTGTTCTCCTTCATTCTTTGATTTATAGAATACACCGTAAGTCTGTTTATCAGCACTTATTGGTTCTATAAACTGAAATATACCATTTTTAATGATCATAGACTGCATATCATAGGGAGAGGTACTGAATCTCAAATATTTAGACGGATCATCTACGCCCACTCCTACATATGACCCAAGCTGATATCTTTCGGCCAGGGATTTATCAAGTACAGGATTGCTATAAACAGCAAACTTTTCAATCTTTCCTTCAACCGTGGGTAAAGAAATAATAACCGGCGTTGCTCCTTTCCCGGTTTCTTCAGCATTTTTCAGCATTTCGCGAAGAGATTTCAGATCCACTCTATAAGAATGTTGTACTTCTACTCCTTCTCTTATCTGTGAAGTTTTCTGAGAGACAGCTTCCCACCTCTGAGCATTGAAAACTGTAAAACAAGATGCTAATGCACAAACGAATAAAATTCTTTTTTTCATAGATTTATTTAAAATTACTTTGGTTGTATGATTCTAGGTAGCTCATTTTTTATCAAAAGATCATTTTGGATTCTGATAAATCCACTCAAGTATTATCATAAGTTCAACAAAATCAAATCAATGATGAAAAATTCACAACAAATCGCTTCACAAAACTTGTATATTCCCAATAAAAAACAAAAATAAATGATACTACTCGTATACAACAGCATTTACAATTAATTAATTATCAGCCAATTACATTTTACATTCAATTTTATCTTGCTAAATTCTGTTTTTATAAGTAAGGATGAATACAATTCCAAGCTAAAAAACGGATGAAAAAACATATTGAAAATCAACTAAAAAAGAAGAAGTAAAAAAGAGAAAT
Encoded here:
- a CDS encoding reprolysin-like metallopeptidase encodes the protein MKKRILFVCALASCFTVFNAQRWEAVSQKTSQIREGVEVQHSYRVDLKSLREMLKNAEETGKGATPVIISLPTVEGKIEKFAVYSNPVLDKSLAERYQLGSYVGVGVDDPSKYLRFSTSPYDMQSMIIKNGIFQFIEPISADKQTYGVFYKSKNEGEHGFKCDTGEHDFKSINKLVENGKKMLSGVGIASRPTNTKYRDFRMGLSVTGEYSQYQLTAAGTPANATDDVKKGVVLAAMNNTMTRINGVFERDFGAHLTVQNLPDIIYLDPATDPYSNNLNLQLQQTLTSVVGNANYDIGHVLNQNAERSGNAGGIGIVCVDPATNTEIKKGSAYTQGPVPVGEVFDFTAAHEMGHQLGANHTFSNTSVTDANQGANVEPGGGTTIMGYAGITYDNVQANADGYFHYKSIDQVLTNLESKVNCGASQNIINNTAPAINPLAAYSIPKGTAYYLEASATDAENDSVNYSWEQNDSTDEFSTISGDSGWGYNPKGALARSVPGTANGRRYFPNFASVMNGILTDKQRWETVSYIPRTLNYAVTVRDLNAQRPMVSSSTTTVTVGNDGPFKFNGLTTSSVLYNDALNTIYWEVANTNAAPYNTASVKIDYTTNNGATWTNLVASTPNIGSYSVQMPGNISGAVKLRVSAIGNIFYAVSPAVTVGSAPTSTASAPTGVSTIDTEVFKTTARVSWNSVPGAAYSVNYRKAGTASWSNVASQANSVVLNNLEDETNYEVQVAAVVNSVPGTFSNNYTFKTKGLKTGADYCLLNSGSPYVGAILKVTVANLDYSDLTAKSYKDLSEDLTKIVNLTQGSSYTLTPRIGNLLQNGLPVNVSAWIDYNRNGVFESTERVGQTSATANAGNIGLSGFNFTVPATTYSGDKTLRMRVVGKFATSALNSVCGELASQAGGIMDLPVKITASTLAVRETVDTKSSEVSVYPNPADTFVEVKNLKGKGDYKIYSADGRLVQEGKIDGKINVASLVKGMYVITIKEDKNTYNTKLIKK